CCCGCCGTGGCGCCGGCCCGCATCGCCTCCTCGAACTCGGCGATCGACTGGACGCGGCGTCGCGCGAGTACCGCCTTGTAGCCGTCGAGCGGATGGCCGGTCAGGAAGGTTCCGACCGCCTCATACTCGCGCGTCAGCCGCTCGGCCGGCAGCCACGGGTCACGGTCGGGCAGCGGCAGCGGCTCGGGACGACCGCCGCCGAACAGTTCATTCTGTCCGCCGACCCGTGCGCCCTCGCTGCGGGCGGCGGCGGCGAGAATCATCTCCACGCCCGCCATGACGCGGGCGCGGTTTGGTTCCAGTTCATCGAAGGCGCCCGCCGCCGCCAGCCCCTCCAGCGCGCGCTTGTTGACGAAGCGCGGGCTGATCCGCGCGGCGAAGTCGGCAAGGTCCGCGAACGGACGGTCCGCACGCACCTCGACGATGTGTTCGACCGCCTGTCGGCCGACATTGCGCAATGCTGCGAGCGAATAGCGTATCCGCCCGTGCTCGACAGAGAAATCGACCATCGAGTGCTGGATCGACGGCGGGTCCACGGCGATGCCATTGCGTTCCGCTTCACGGCGGAAGAGGTTGATCTTGTCGGCATTGCCCATGTCCAGTGTCATCGACGCGGCAAGGAACTCGGTCGGATAATTCGCCTTGAGGTAGGCCGTCTGATAGGCGACGAGCGCGTAGGCGGCGGCATGCGACTTGTTGAAGCCGTAGTCGGCGAACTTGGCGAGCAGTTCGAAGATGTAGTCGGCCTGATTGCGCTCGACGCCGCGCTCGACCGCACCTTCGACGAAGCGCCTGCGTTGCTGCTCCATCTCGGCGCGGATCTTCTTGCCCATGGCGCGGCGCAGCAGATCCGCCTCGCCGAGCGAATAGCCGGCCAGAACCTGGGCGATCTGCATCACCTGTTCCTGATAGATGATGACGCCGAAGGTCTCCTTCAGGATCGGCTCGATCTTCGGGTGAATGTAGTCCGGCGTCTCGCGGCCGTGCTTGCGGTCGTTGTAGGTCGGAATGTTGGCCATCGGCCCGGGACGGTATAGCGCCACCAGCGCGATGATGTCCTCGAAGCGGTCGGGCTTCATGCCGAGGATGGCCGAGCGCATGCCACTGGACTCCAGCTGGAATACGCCGACCGTCTCGCCGCGCGACAGCATCTCGTAGGTCGGCGCATCGTCGAGCGGCAGCGCCGCCAGATCGACCTTGATGCCGCGCCTGGCCAGCAGACGGACGGTCGTGTCGAGCACTGTCAGGGTCTTCAGGCCGAGGAAATCGAACTTCACCAACCCCGCCGCCTCGGTCCACTTCATGTTGAACTGGGTGGCCGGCATCCCGGAGCGCGGATCCTTGTAGAGCGGCACAAGCTGCTCCAGCGGCCTGTCGCCGATGACGACACCGGCGGCATGGGTCGAGGCGTGACGGAACAGCCCTTCGAGTTTCAGCGCAATGTCGAGCAGCCGGGCGACGGCGGGATCCTCGTCGCGCGCCGCTTGCAGGCGCGGCTCGCCGGCGATCGCGTCGGCGAGCTTCACCGGGTTGGCCGGATTGGCCGGTATCATCTTCGAGAGCTGGTCGGCGCGGCCGTATGGAATTCCCAGCACCCGCGCCACGTCGCGCACGACGGCTCGCGCCTGAAGCGTCCCGAACGTGATGATCTGCGCGACATTCTCGTGACCGTACTTTTCCTGGACATAGGCGATGACGCGGTCACGGCCGTTCGGGCAGAAGTCTATGTCGAAGTCCGGCATCGACACGCGCTCGGGATTGAGGAAGCGTTCGAACAGCAGCCCGAATCGGATCGGATCGAGATCGGTAATCGTCAGCGACCAGGCGACCAGCGAGCCGGCGCCGGAGCCACGGCCCGGTCCGACAGGGATATCGTGCGCCTTCGCCCACTTGATGAAGTCCGCAACGATCAGGAAATAGCCAGCATAGGCCATCCGCTCGATCACGGAGAGCTCGAACTCGAGCCGTTCGCGATACTGCTCCTCGGTCCAGCCCGCAGCGATGCCATGTGAGGCAATCCGCTGCGTCAGCCCCTCCTTGGCCTGTCGACGCAGCTCGGCGGCCTCGGCGGCCGCTCCCTCCGCAGATGTCTCCGTCTCGTTGCGGGGGGCGCCGTCCGCAGCCGCCTCGGCAGCAAAGCGCGGCAGGATAGGCTGCCGCGTCCGAGGCCTGAAACTGCAGCGCATCGCCACTTCCAGCGTCGACTCGAGCGCCTCGGGCAGGTCGGCGAACAGCTCCACCATCTCTGCCCTGGTCTTGAAATAGTGTTCGGGGGTCAGCTGCCGGCGATCGGTGTCGGCCACCGTCCGACCCTCCGCGATGCAGATCAGCGCATCGTGCGCCTCGAAATCGGCGCGCTCGGCGAAGAACGGCTGATTGGTCGCAACGAGCGGCAGCCCGCGGTCATAGGCCAGCTCGACCAGATGCGGCTCGACTTGGCGTTCGCAATCGAGTCCGTGCCTCTGCAGTTCCACGTAGAGCCGCGACCCGAACGTGGCAGCCAGGAGGTCGAGGACGGACGCAGCCGCGTCGAGATTGCGCTGGGCGATGAGCTGATCCACAGGCCCTTCGGGCCCGCCGGTGAGGCACAGGAGCCCTTCCGAGCACGCGATCAGAAGCTCCGCCGCGACCCGGCAATCCTGACCTCCGTCGCCATCCAGCCAGGCGCGCGAGACGAGATGCATCAGGTTGCGATAGCCGGCCTCATTGCCGGCGATCAGCACCAGCGAGGGCTGCGGTCCGCGGCGGGTGACGGGGCGCGCCGCCTGCGTGCCGGCTGCGAGATCGACCGCCAGCGTTACGCCGATCAGCGGCTGGAGACCGGCGGCAGCGGACTTCTCGGAGAACTCGAGCGCACCGAACAGGTTGTTTCGATCGGCGATTCCCAGCGCCGGCATCGCATCGGCCGTCGCCAGCGAGATCAGCCGGCCGAGCGGCAGGGCGCCTTCGAGCAGCGAATAGGCGCTGTGCGCGCGTAGATGGACGTATCCTGGCATGACGGCTCCGCGTCCCCGCCCCCCTGGACCGGGATTGGGCAGTGTCAAGCATACAGCTGGTCCTGCAGATTCGCGGA
The window above is part of the Tepidamorphus gemmatus genome. Proteins encoded here:
- the dnaE gene encoding DNA polymerase III subunit alpha, producing the protein MPGYVHLRAHSAYSLLEGALPLGRLISLATADAMPALGIADRNNLFGALEFSEKSAAAGLQPLIGVTLAVDLAAGTQAARPVTRRGPQPSLVLIAGNEAGYRNLMHLVSRAWLDGDGGQDCRVAAELLIACSEGLLCLTGGPEGPVDQLIAQRNLDAAASVLDLLAATFGSRLYVELQRHGLDCERQVEPHLVELAYDRGLPLVATNQPFFAERADFEAHDALICIAEGRTVADTDRRQLTPEHYFKTRAEMVELFADLPEALESTLEVAMRCSFRPRTRQPILPRFAAEAAADGAPRNETETSAEGAAAEAAELRRQAKEGLTQRIASHGIAAGWTEEQYRERLEFELSVIERMAYAGYFLIVADFIKWAKAHDIPVGPGRGSGAGSLVAWSLTITDLDPIRFGLLFERFLNPERVSMPDFDIDFCPNGRDRVIAYVQEKYGHENVAQIITFGTLQARAVVRDVARVLGIPYGRADQLSKMIPANPANPVKLADAIAGEPRLQAARDEDPAVARLLDIALKLEGLFRHASTHAAGVVIGDRPLEQLVPLYKDPRSGMPATQFNMKWTEAAGLVKFDFLGLKTLTVLDTTVRLLARRGIKVDLAALPLDDAPTYEMLSRGETVGVFQLESSGMRSAILGMKPDRFEDIIALVALYRPGPMANIPTYNDRKHGRETPDYIHPKIEPILKETFGVIIYQEQVMQIAQVLAGYSLGEADLLRRAMGKKIRAEMEQQRRRFVEGAVERGVERNQADYIFELLAKFADYGFNKSHAAAYALVAYQTAYLKANYPTEFLAASMTLDMGNADKINLFRREAERNGIAVDPPSIQHSMVDFSVEHGRIRYSLAALRNVGRQAVEHIVEVRADRPFADLADFAARISPRFVNKRALEGLAAAGAFDELEPNRARVMAGVEMILAAAARSEGARVGGQNELFGGGRPEPLPLPDRDPWLPAERLTREYEAVGTFLTGHPLDGYKAVLARRRVQSIAEFEEAMRAGATAGRLAGIVVSKSENRTRTGGRMGIVTLSDPTGQVEAVAFSEMLAELRPLLEPGNCIEALVHVDQMGDLQRLRLQSVRRLDDIAEKVTTGLRIFVRDPQPVGSIARRLGETGDGEISIVVLADRPRAEVEVRLPRRYRVAPQITAAIRAVPGVVDVQEM